Genomic segment of Zingiber officinale cultivar Zhangliang chromosome 11B, Zo_v1.1, whole genome shotgun sequence:
tttaattcTCTTCAATGATAACCTAACTGCCTCTCTTAGATGGACCAAGGAACATTGTGAATGAGAATAAGCAAATGTGGTAATTCGTGTAAGTTAGGATAAGATGGTCCTGTGACAAGTTAGGAGACATTTTTCAGCAACGGAAttatattttgacaaaaaaaCATTAGTGGAAGTGGTAAAATGCAATCTATACTATTATTGAAACACACATCTCCTTTCCAGAAACTACCAAGGTCATTTCATCGAATAAGATACCTGTCAAGTAGCTTCCAACGATCACCAATTTTAGCATCTACATCATCAATCTCCTTTTCAAGTTTTTGTAGCATGGCATCAACCTAAAAGCAAAATGCAAGGCAAACATTAATAGTTATGAGTCTATGGAGAAGTATTCAAAACATAGGTAAAAACTAAATTCATTTTTGCTAAAAGTTTGCAGTTCTACTATTCAAAATCATGTCAAAGGATGATCAGTGGAAAGAAAAAACAAAGTGGCAGGAATTCACTTCTTACCTTGTCTATCAAGGCTGACGAAACCTTGTGCCCCACAGCTATTTCAGCTGCATGATCACTCTCCTTCCTGGCAGCCTTATATGCCTTTTTGGCCTCTTCTTCACCTTCTGTACCCACTTTCTCCAGTAATGTTTTGTACAAATCAATCTGCAGTTAACACTCATTTAGGTTCAtacagaaaaatataaaaaattgcaGAACATCAAAGAGTTCCAACATTAGAAATTTCTCTCTGAGTTggtagaaaatagatttatctTTGGTACAATTTACAATTCCATTTAAATGCATCAACTCATTACCTCCTTACCAACAAGGCTAAGGAATTCTTGCCGCTCCCTATTCACTGACTGCATGAATTGGTTAAATTGTCAATAAATCTTCAGGAAGCACTAAGCATCAGCATCCAAAGAATACAGGAAGCTAAGTACTGGGAATAAAACTAGACACCGAACACTTACTGAAGCTGAAGCAAGTACAGCCAATGCACGGCTTAGTTGACAGAGTTGCTCCTGCTTTTCTAGTGCTTTTGCTTTAGCCAACTCTTCTTTTTCCCTAGCAGTAGGGTCAGTCATCTCCTTCAATGCTACATCCTCATTGATGACTTCAGACTCTGTCATCTTCACCTTCTCCTCCTTCACTtgttttttctcttcctcctgaAAGGTTGAGCAACATCCAAGTCAGTTCAAAATCCTAAACCACAATTCAGCCAACATAATTGAATCTCATGCACACAAGATAACTTCAAATACTAAAGCTAGCCAACAAATTTCAAGTTGATTAGAACTCTCAGATCTCAAGATATTGTCAGAAGACAGGATATTTGATGATTTTAAATGCTTTTTCAAGGTATTTTAGTTTTATCCTCCTAAAAAAGCCCTCATACCTTGATAAGTTCTTCCTGCATTTCGAGGAACTCCAATTTTCTCCTCCTCTCAGAAATAGAATCTTCAGATGGCAAGACAGTACCAACTGTATCTACAACCTCATCTGGTAAAGAAGATAGTGTGGCCACAACAGCTTCTTCAGGTTTCAACTTTCCAGATACAGTGAAGGCtctgaaaattttttttatcaagttagaaatGAAGATATGGTCAAAAAGATGCAGCCATAAAAATTCATACCTTGAGAGTATCAGGAGAGAAGAGGGAACGGCATGATTAAGGGACAAATCCAACCAGTCACGAAGCTGGAtgcaaaattttctacaagtcaATAACTTCAGACTGAATATTGAAAAAATAATACTGGTAGgcatataataatatattaatattGCTACAACAAGATTTATTTGGAATAACCTGTGAACCATAGCACGGAGTTCACTTATAGCTAACACTCAGTGTACATAAAGTACCAACAGATATTCATCATCATAAAATTCGTTAGAGAATGACCAAAAGGGAAGAAAATTTATAGTTATAAAAACCTGTTGGCGCATTTCCTCTGTGGAAAGCAAGCCCAAATGACCTCGTTCGGTATAAGCTTGTCTAAGTTCCTCCTCTGAAAGAGATTCCACACCTTCTGCTTGGATCAACTTATCATCTTCTTTAATCCTTCAGAACAGTGATAGCAATCATAAATGAGGGTAAAAACACAAAACAACAGCCTTTCATGTAATTTTAGCTTTTTAAGGCTGATAATGAAGTATCATCTAACCATTTGCAAGTCCAGCAGAACAATTGGACAGAGGAtgcaaatttaaacttaccaGGAAAATTCTCAGCTGGAATGGTTTGTTTAGACAGAGCTACTTGGTACATGACAGAATTGAATTACATTCACTAATGATGAGTGTCAGCTTGGAAGGTATAAAACCAAAAAGGCTATCGACATAGAAATAACTTACTTCTGTAACTTCCTTCGGAGCATGAACCGTAAATAATTGTCAGTTCCATATGGTGGGATCCCCATATATTTGCACATGTTGATCAATCTAGGCCTGCAAACAGCATACATGTGTAATTGGACCGTGACCAAAAATTAATCTATGGTTAATTATGCCAACCTGCTGATATTGTCCAAAGTAAGCTCATCATTAAATAATTTTGCAAAATTCAAGATTTCATCATTGGAAACAGGTGCGCCAGTCCTGACCTTATTGAGAAACCAACATCTCAGATTTTAACATCATTATATTGAATGCAAAGGTAACAAAGATCAACAGATCCAATGTTTAAACACCTGTTTAAAATACCTAGATCCTATGGTTGCATACCTTGTTTAAAAATTCATCTAAATCCTCTGCAGTCTGCTTAACTTCTCCACTATGTGAAGTCTGAACTTCCTTTGCCATCTCTTTAACAGTATCCTGAAGAAACTTCGCATACTCTAGTTTTGCTTTAAGTTTCCTCTTCAGAGCCTCCTGCATGTTTAAAAAACAACATAAATCAAAATCCATCAATGCCATATTTGATGATGAGAAGACCAATATTATTTGGCAAATCCTTACAGTGTCATAAAAGAGTCTGTATGCTTACTATATGAAATTCGACATGATGAGATATATGAATGAGATCATAATGTTTATAGCGCAAAAAGAAAAGTCATGAGTAGTATCATCATCATGCACAATGGAACAATTAACAGCACCTGTTCTTTCATCTTATCCTGGAAAGTAGATGGCAACATGTTTGGGAATAATTTTAGGAACACTGGTAATAGGAATTCCATAAATGGAACTATGATAAAAACAGCAAAAGGAACTAGTCGAAAGATATCCGCAGTGGTGCGCATCAATTGCTGCCTTTCTCTTCTAGTGAGACTCTTTCCAGCAGCCAACTTAAGCAACAACCTTGAAGAGATTCTTGCGTCAGCCCATAATAGTTTCAGACCAAGCCAATAATGTTGCATGGTCGATACAAATTCACCCTTCCAATGCGTCAATTTTGCAGCCCAATCTGCTCTGTAATTTGGCAAAATGAGAAGAGCAAAGCAGGCATAAAATCATGAAAAAAAATGAGGAAATAATAAAAGTATGCATTAACAATAAAGAATGGAGTAATGGAATCAGTTAAAACCTGCTCATGGAAGCAACTGCTTTTAGGGCAGGACCAATTCCCAGAAGCTTTGCCCAAAACTTGTGCATAAATGATTGAGCAGTCTTTGAGGAATCTTGCATTTGCTTGGCTTTTGCTTTAGCTTTCGCAGTGCTTAATCCTTCCACAGCCTGATCGCACTCCTCAGGAGATGCTTCCTTAATCTGCTTTTCGGCTAGATCTTCATTAGGCTCTTTCTCACCACGCATTTCTGGTCGACCAGCTGTGGCTGTAGATGCAGTGTGAATGCACTGCGATAAACCTCTGACAGCAAAGGGAAAAGCAAGCTCTCGTCTATCATAGATAAATCCTGAAACAGAAATTCCACCAGGTGGACAAGGAGCAAAACGCCATCGGCTAAAGCTCAGTGATTCTTCTTCTTTGCCTGCCAACAAAACATTCCATTTCCTTCCACTAATCTCAGCTTCACAGCGGCTCTGCTCAGATACCTGATGTAGAGGTCTGGCGTCTGTTTCATGACTATATCTTTCGAGCCCAAATCTCAAGAAACTAGAACATGAGCGTGCAGGAAGATTCAGATGCCTCAAGAGGTACTTTTTCCGTCTGATTATTGCTTGGGAAGCCATTCTTTAGGGCTATTTTTTTTCCCAAATGGAAATCTACAATCATATCTTTCCGGGGACCCCTGAATCAATCACACAATCCACGATTTTAATACACGTGCTACCAAAAGAACCTCGTTAACAAATACACATAGCATGAACGGTAAGAAAGCAAGCTCTTTTAACTACCGCTGGAGCAACACGAAACTTTCCTTCCATGCAGAAAACCAGAAGCGCCATTAATACAAAGATCATATCACTACAACCCATCCGAATCGTGCGATCAATATATTATAGAGTAGGAATCATTTCTAGACGACACGCATGGACAAAAACAACAGATAAAAGCATAGAGCACGCTAGGTCAATTCGGCATTCAATAAACTGTAGCATTTCATCCGACAACCCTGAGCTTCGttaaacaagaaaacaaacaaTCGGCGAAGTGAtaaatgaaggaaaataaaataaaatcttggaGCTCACCAGAAACGGTCCTGCGCCGAGATCGGACACCCAATCTCAGACCCGCCGAGAGGAAGAGCACAGAAGCTCCAATACAAAGCCACGATCCGCTGCCCGACCAGTACCGAGGTAAATTGAAAGCCCAGCGGAGCGATTCGGATTTTAGCGGGAGAGACGCCGAAGGAAACGCATCCAAGTGGACGACGGGGAGAGAATCTCTGAGCGAA
This window contains:
- the LOC122033568 gene encoding mitochondrial proton/calcium exchanger protein-like is translated as MASQAIIRRKKYLLRHLNLPARSCSSFLRFGLERYSHETDARPLHQVSEQSRCEAEISGRKWNVLLAGKEEESLSFSRWRFAPCPPGGISVSGFIYDRRELAFPFAVRGLSQCIHTASTATAGRPEMRGEKEPNEDLAEKQIKEASPEECDQAVEGLSTAKAKAKAKQMQDSSKTAQSFMHKFWAKLLGIGPALKAVASMSRADWAAKLTHWKGEFVSTMQHYWLGLKLLWADARISSRLLLKLAAGKSLTRRERQQLMRTTADIFRLVPFAVFIIVPFMEFLLPVFLKLFPNMLPSTFQDKMKEQEALKRKLKAKLEYAKFLQDTVKEMAKEVQTSHSGEVKQTAEDLDEFLNKVRTGAPVSNDEILNFAKLFNDELTLDNISRPRLINMCKYMGIPPYGTDNYLRFMLRRKLQKIKEDDKLIQAEGVESLSEEELRQAYTERGHLGLLSTEEMRQQLRDWLDLSLNHAVPSSLLILSRAFTVSGKLKPEEAVVATLSSLPDEVVDTVGTVLPSEDSISERRRKLEFLEMQEELIKEEEKKQVKEEKVKMTESEVINEDVALKEMTDPTAREKEELAKAKALEKQEQLCQLSRALAVLASASSVNRERQEFLSLVGKEIDLYKTLLEKVGTEGEEEAKKAYKAARKESDHAAEIAVGHKVSSALIDKVDAMLQKLEKEIDDVDAKIGDRWKLLDRDHDGKVTPEEVATAAMYLKDTIGKEGVEELIGNLSRDREGKILVEDIVKLAAQTEVADEK